A region of Streptomyces sp. WMMC500 DNA encodes the following proteins:
- a CDS encoding MerR family transcriptional regulator: MRIGELAALAGVTTRTVRHYHRIGLLPEPARRANGYRVYTLRDTVELARVRRLTELGLSLDEVRDALADDAGKELHEILAGLDADLARQEAAIRQRRARLAELLRQAEGGGLPAEGPVSPELAAVFADMSRASARLGVPEPASAAKERELLALLDTTADDAHRGWLGALVHALSADPEAMTRAYGIYARLDELADADPGDPRVGELARDVVAAMPDEAVELVAAGSHATEGGAGDGGDERGEAFAEMFFADFPPAQAEVVRRAMALLGERTGGAGEAGGAGRAGRRRGESAS, translated from the coding sequence ATGCGAATCGGAGAGCTCGCCGCGCTCGCCGGGGTCACCACCCGTACGGTGCGGCATTACCACCGCATCGGGCTGCTGCCCGAGCCCGCCCGCCGCGCCAACGGCTACCGCGTCTACACCCTGCGCGACACCGTCGAGCTGGCCCGCGTCCGCCGGCTGACCGAGCTGGGCCTCAGCCTCGACGAGGTCCGCGACGCGCTCGCCGACGACGCCGGCAAGGAACTGCACGAGATCCTCGCCGGGCTGGACGCCGACCTCGCCCGCCAGGAGGCGGCGATCCGGCAGCGCCGCGCGCGCCTCGCCGAGCTGCTGCGGCAGGCGGAGGGCGGCGGGCTGCCCGCCGAGGGGCCGGTGTCGCCGGAGCTGGCGGCGGTGTTCGCCGACATGTCACGGGCCTCCGCCCGGCTCGGCGTGCCCGAGCCGGCGAGCGCGGCGAAGGAGCGGGAGCTGCTCGCGCTGCTGGACACCACCGCGGACGACGCACACCGCGGCTGGCTCGGCGCGCTGGTGCACGCGCTCAGCGCCGATCCGGAGGCGATGACCCGCGCGTACGGCATCTACGCCCGGCTCGACGAACTGGCCGACGCCGACCCCGGCGACCCGCGCGTCGGGGAGCTGGCCCGGGACGTGGTCGCCGCCATGCCGGACGAGGCCGTGGAACTGGTCGCCGCCGGGTCCCACGCGACCGAGGGCGGGGCTGGAGACGGCGGCGACGAGCGCGGGGAGGCCTTCGCGGAGATGTTCTTCGCGGACTTCCCCCCGGCGCAGGCCGAGGTCGTGCGCCGGGCGATGGCCCTGCTCGGAGAGCGGACGGGCGGGGCCGGCGAGGCGGGCGGGGCCGGGCGCGCGGGCCGGCGGCGCGGGGAGAGCGCGTCGTGA
- a CDS encoding RNB domain-containing ribonuclease has translation MPQRILYAVDAEDAPLRAALRRLRAAEDVPAAFPPEVLAEADRAAKAPRLPERDATDIPLYTVDPPGSRDLDQAVHIARRGGGGFRIHYAIADVAAFVTPGGALDAEARRRVTTLYFPDTRVPLHPEQLCEGAASLLPDQTAPALLWEIDLDSSGQTAEARVARALVRSRARLDYGGVQQTIDEGTAEEPVALLRDVGLLREELERERGGISLGVPEQEVARRDGGYALEYRAPLPAHGWNAQVSLLTGMAAADLMLAAGTGILRTLPPARRGALTYLHRVARALDIDWPEGLDYPELIRSLNPQMANHAAFLQECTALLRGAGYTVFDGAPPARQDAVHVAVADEYAHCTAPLRRLADRYAGELCLAAVADEPAPEWVREALGGIPELMAAGAARAARLERECVDLVEAALMSGRIGEVFDGHVVKVDEDRPTRGTVQLYEPAVIGRVESADSAPGPAAGEPLPLGHRLRVRLTAAEPGVSPVGFVPAP, from the coding sequence GTGCCACAACGCATCCTGTACGCCGTCGACGCCGAGGACGCCCCGCTCCGCGCCGCCCTCCGCCGGCTGCGCGCCGCCGAGGACGTACCCGCCGCTTTCCCGCCCGAGGTGCTCGCCGAGGCCGACCGCGCCGCGAAGGCGCCCCGGCTGCCGGAACGGGACGCGACCGACATCCCGCTCTACACCGTCGACCCGCCCGGCTCCCGCGATCTGGACCAGGCCGTCCACATCGCCCGCCGGGGCGGCGGCGGCTTCCGCATCCACTACGCCATCGCCGACGTCGCCGCCTTCGTGACGCCCGGCGGAGCCCTCGACGCCGAGGCGCGCCGCCGCGTGACGACGCTGTACTTCCCCGACACCCGCGTTCCCCTGCACCCCGAGCAGCTCTGCGAGGGCGCCGCCAGCCTGCTGCCCGACCAGACCGCCCCCGCCCTGCTCTGGGAGATCGACCTCGACTCCAGCGGGCAGACCGCCGAGGCCAGGGTCGCCCGCGCGCTGGTACGCAGCCGGGCGCGGCTCGACTACGGCGGCGTACAGCAGACCATCGACGAGGGCACCGCCGAGGAGCCGGTGGCGCTGCTGCGCGACGTCGGGCTGCTGCGCGAGGAGCTGGAGCGCGAGCGGGGCGGGATCTCGCTGGGCGTACCGGAGCAGGAGGTGGCGCGGCGGGACGGCGGCTACGCGCTGGAGTACCGCGCCCCGCTGCCCGCCCACGGCTGGAACGCGCAGGTGTCCCTGCTCACCGGCATGGCCGCCGCGGACCTGATGCTCGCCGCCGGCACCGGCATCCTGCGTACGCTGCCGCCCGCGCGGCGCGGCGCGCTGACGTATCTGCACCGGGTGGCCCGCGCGCTGGACATCGACTGGCCCGAGGGCCTGGACTACCCCGAGCTGATCCGCTCGCTCAACCCGCAGATGGCCAACCACGCGGCGTTCCTCCAGGAGTGCACCGCGCTGCTGCGCGGCGCCGGGTACACCGTCTTCGACGGCGCGCCGCCTGCCCGCCAGGACGCGGTGCACGTCGCGGTGGCCGACGAGTACGCGCACTGCACGGCACCGCTGCGCCGGCTGGCCGACCGGTACGCCGGGGAGCTGTGCCTGGCGGCGGTGGCGGACGAGCCCGCGCCGGAGTGGGTGCGCGAGGCGCTGGGCGGCATCCCGGAGCTGATGGCCGCGGGCGCGGCGCGGGCGGCCCGGCTGGAGCGGGAGTGCGTGGACCTGGTCGAGGCGGCGCTCATGAGCGGGCGGATCGGGGAGGTCTTCGACGGGCACGTGGTGAAGGTCGACGAGGACCGGCCGACGCGGGGCACGGTGCAGCTCTACGAGCCGGCGGTCATCGGCCGCGTGGAGTCGGCGGACTCGGCGCCCGGCCCCGCGGCCGGCGAGCCGTTGCCGCTCGGCCACCGGCTGCGGGTCCGGCTGACGGCGGCGGAGCCCGGGGTGTCCCCGGTGGGGTTCGTGCCGGCGCCCTGA
- a CDS encoding MOSC domain-containing protein, with protein MNGTVTAVCSSGEYTFTKPAREAITLLAGLGVEGDVHAGVTVRHRSRVARDPSQPNLRQVHLIHEELFAEVAAAGFRVRPGEMGENVTTRGVDLLRLPTGTLLHLGAEAVVEVTGLRNPCSQIDGFQGGLLKQVVGRDAAGNVVRRAGVMSVVLTGGVVRPGDPVVVVLPDAPHRPLQQV; from the coding sequence ATGAACGGCACGGTCACGGCGGTCTGCAGCAGCGGCGAGTACACCTTCACCAAACCGGCCCGCGAGGCCATCACCCTCCTCGCCGGCCTCGGCGTCGAGGGCGACGTACACGCCGGGGTCACGGTCAGGCACCGCTCCCGGGTCGCCCGCGACCCCTCCCAGCCGAACCTGCGGCAGGTGCACCTGATCCACGAGGAGTTGTTCGCGGAGGTCGCCGCGGCGGGCTTTCGGGTACGCCCCGGGGAGATGGGCGAGAACGTCACGACCCGCGGCGTCGACCTCCTCCGCCTGCCCACCGGCACGCTGCTGCACCTCGGTGCCGAGGCGGTCGTCGAGGTCACCGGGCTGCGCAACCCCTGCAGTCAGATCGACGGGTTCCAGGGTGGGCTGCTCAAGCAGGTCGTGGGCCGCGACGCGGCGGGGAACGTGGTGCGCAGGGCGGGCGTGATGAGCGTGGTGCTGACGGGCGGTGTGGTACGTCCCGGAGACCCGGTCGTCGTCGTGCTGCCGGACGCCCCGCACCGCCCGTTGCAGCAGGTCTGA
- the leuE gene encoding leucine efflux protein LeuE, giving the protein MLGVTDLSTYLAGLALIILLPGPNSLYVVSVAARRGARAGYRAAGGVMCGDMVLMVLSAGGVASLLQASPTAFAVVKFAGAGYLTWLAVGMLRGAWRMWREREARAVARAEGEPAGAEQARGEMERPYRRAFVVSLLNPKAILFFVSFFVQFIDPAYAHPELTFLVLAAWAQLFSITYLTALIFSGTHLAALFRRRRRLTAGMSAAAGTAFLGFAAKLSMSSA; this is encoded by the coding sequence ATGCTTGGAGTCACCGATCTGTCGACGTACCTCGCCGGACTGGCCCTGATCATCCTGCTCCCGGGGCCCAACTCCCTCTACGTCGTCTCCGTCGCCGCCCGCCGCGGCGCCCGGGCCGGCTACCGCGCGGCCGGCGGCGTGATGTGCGGCGACATGGTGCTCATGGTGCTCTCCGCGGGCGGCGTGGCCTCCCTGTTGCAGGCCAGCCCGACGGCGTTCGCCGTGGTCAAGTTCGCGGGCGCCGGCTATCTGACGTGGCTGGCGGTCGGGATGCTGCGCGGCGCGTGGCGGATGTGGCGCGAACGGGAGGCGCGGGCCGTCGCCCGGGCGGAGGGTGAACCGGCGGGGGCGGAGCAGGCGCGGGGGGAGATGGAGCGGCCGTACCGCCGGGCGTTCGTCGTCAGCCTGCTCAACCCGAAGGCGATACTGTTCTTCGTCTCGTTCTTCGTGCAGTTCATCGACCCGGCGTACGCGCACCCGGAGTTGACGTTCCTCGTGCTGGCGGCCTGGGCGCAGTTGTTCAGCATCACGTACCTGACGGCCCTGATCTTCAGCGGCACGCACCTCGCCGCGCTCTTCCGCCGCCGGCGGCGGCTGACGGCCGGGATGTCCGCGGCGGCGGGCACGGCGTTCCTCGGCTTCGCCGCCAAGCTGTCGATGAGCAGCGCGTAG
- a CDS encoding beta-1,3-glucanase family protein translates to MISRRRLLGGLAVASAAAGTPLVLSAARAGGAAAALDVTVVNKTGAYENSSVSIYVVGNEGGRQVRLTPDGTLAPISLDDNGPDGYTDYAIPFAGSGDTALTLPNMSGRLYVALGGKLKMKAVTDGAGNAALAYPAGWVSTDPNYAVVHDCMEFTLNDAGMFCNTTMVDMFSVPMSIHLTGAKDQTTGTLKDGARKQVFDTLAGTEGFDRLVDADGLRVIAPGHGLDAGLFDGAYLDGYVDEVWSAYAGKDLKVTTNAGTFTGRVAGDRLSFTGPADVAFDRPPTRDVLFCDGKLAAPNDGTTGPVAAVLGAALNRTTLRDHADQPVTDASAFYGTDISNHYARVMHEVSEDGRAYGFAFDDVSGFASYIEDGAPQQLTLTLTPF, encoded by the coding sequence GTGATCTCGCGACGCAGGCTGCTGGGTGGCCTTGCCGTCGCGTCCGCCGCCGCGGGGACACCTCTGGTGCTCTCCGCGGCGCGGGCGGGCGGCGCCGCCGCGGCCCTCGACGTGACCGTCGTCAACAAGACCGGGGCGTACGAGAACTCCTCCGTCAGCATCTACGTCGTCGGCAACGAGGGCGGCCGGCAGGTCCGCCTCACGCCGGACGGGACGCTCGCGCCGATCTCGCTCGACGACAACGGCCCCGACGGCTACACGGACTACGCCATCCCCTTCGCCGGCAGCGGCGACACGGCTCTGACCCTGCCGAACATGTCGGGACGGCTGTACGTCGCCCTCGGCGGCAAGCTGAAGATGAAGGCGGTCACGGACGGCGCCGGCAACGCGGCGCTCGCGTATCCCGCGGGCTGGGTGTCGACCGACCCCAACTACGCCGTGGTGCACGACTGCATGGAGTTCACGCTCAACGACGCCGGCATGTTCTGCAACACCACCATGGTCGACATGTTCAGCGTCCCGATGTCGATCCACCTGACGGGCGCGAAGGACCAGACGACCGGGACGCTCAAGGACGGCGCCCGCAAGCAGGTGTTCGACACCCTGGCCGGCACCGAGGGCTTCGACCGGCTGGTGGACGCGGACGGGCTGCGCGTCATCGCCCCCGGGCACGGCCTGGACGCCGGGCTGTTCGACGGCGCGTATCTCGACGGGTACGTGGACGAGGTCTGGTCGGCGTACGCGGGCAAGGACCTGAAGGTCACGACGAACGCCGGTACCTTCACCGGTCGCGTCGCCGGTGACCGGCTGTCCTTCACCGGCCCCGCCGACGTGGCCTTCGACCGGCCGCCCACCCGTGACGTGCTGTTCTGCGACGGCAAGCTCGCCGCGCCGAACGACGGCACGACGGGGCCGGTCGCCGCGGTCCTGGGCGCGGCGCTGAACCGCACCACGCTGCGCGACCACGCCGACCAGCCGGTCACCGACGCGTCCGCCTTCTACGGCACCGACATCTCAAACCACTACGCACGGGTGATGCACGAGGTGTCCGAGGACGGCCGGGCGTACGGGTTCGCCTTCGACGACGTCTCCGGCTTCGCGTCGTACATCGAGGACGGGGCTCCGCAGCAGCTCACGCTGACGCTGACGCCCTTCTGA
- a CDS encoding glycoside hydrolase family 16 protein yields the protein MHAIRRRWRRILLCAVATLAAVSALTLPSATAGEDDGNAPAPLAEVFRDDFDGAAGSPPDAANWIIDTGTSYPGGPANWGTGEIQTYTDSPENLQKDGNGHLTITPRRNGSGGWTSARIETQRTDFQAPAGGVMRIEARIQMPNITGEEALGYWPAFWTLGDAYRGNYWNWPGIGEFDIMENVNGIDSVWGVLHCGTAPGGPCNENNGLGASRACPGGSCQSGFHEYALELDRSGSVEELRWYVDGQQYHSVNADQVGAETWANLAHHGHFLLLNVAMGGAFPDGVAGHATPVDATRPGVPMVVDYVSVEQSGGAAK from the coding sequence ATGCACGCGATACGACGACGGTGGCGCAGGATACTGCTCTGCGCGGTCGCGACGCTGGCCGCGGTCAGCGCCCTGACCCTGCCCTCCGCGACGGCCGGCGAGGACGACGGCAACGCCCCGGCGCCCCTCGCCGAGGTCTTCCGCGACGACTTCGACGGCGCCGCCGGCTCCCCGCCGGACGCAGCCAACTGGATCATCGACACCGGCACTTCCTACCCCGGCGGCCCCGCCAACTGGGGCACCGGCGAGATCCAGACGTACACCGACAGCCCCGAGAACCTCCAGAAGGACGGCAACGGGCACCTCACCATCACCCCCCGCCGCAACGGCTCCGGCGGCTGGACGTCCGCCCGGATCGAGACCCAGCGCACCGACTTCCAGGCCCCCGCGGGCGGCGTGATGCGCATCGAGGCCCGTATCCAGATGCCGAACATCACCGGCGAGGAAGCCCTCGGCTACTGGCCCGCGTTCTGGACGCTCGGCGACGCCTACCGCGGCAACTACTGGAACTGGCCGGGCATCGGCGAGTTCGACATCATGGAGAACGTCAACGGCATCGACAGCGTCTGGGGCGTCCTGCACTGCGGCACCGCCCCCGGCGGCCCGTGCAACGAGAACAACGGCCTCGGCGCCTCCCGCGCCTGCCCGGGCGGCAGTTGCCAGTCCGGCTTCCACGAGTACGCGCTGGAGCTGGACCGCTCCGGCTCCGTCGAGGAGCTGCGCTGGTACGTGGACGGCCAGCAGTACCACTCCGTCAACGCCGACCAGGTGGGCGCCGAGACCTGGGCGAACCTCGCCCACCACGGCCACTTCCTCCTCCTCAACGTCGCCATGGGCGGGGCCTTCCCCGACGGCGTCGCCGGGCACGCCACCCCCGTCGACGCCACCCGGCCCGGCGTGCCGATGGTCGTCGACTACGTGTCCGTCGAGCAGTCCGGAGGTGCCGCCAAGTGA